The genomic stretch ataaagaaatgaaaaattttcaaaacatataaaaataataaattcaggacatataattatataatatatatataatattatatatatgtaatattataattatattcttattatatatatttaatattagtaaggatttatataatatttcttaagAACAtaccatttatatatatatatatatatatatatatatatattataatatgtttttacgcatataagaaagaaaatttttataatgatattttttataatattcaatttgttaataatatatatcataagatttctatatgaaataattaaaattttatatatatataatatatattttatataaaattattttttataatttttttggtactccatatttatttataatatataatatatttatatattattaaaaaaaatccttaacttttcttttttttttttttttttttggctttaaaaatataataaatcatatgcatgttgaaaaaaaaaaaaaatatattataaaatcgTTATATAATGTTGTacttgttatatatatatatatatatatatatatatatatatataattttatataataaattatatatttttttttcaataaataaaaatattatatgtattatataacatataaaaattaaggaTATAAATACTGAgctcatatattttattcaacCCTTTTACTAAATTTTATAAGAGACTGCATTTagcatttttattttttttaatgattcATTCCTTCTtatgaattattaaaaaaaaaaaaatgtaaatctATATTTATGCTTCTTTTGTAAGcatatgaaattatataatatttattcgttttatttgaagaaaaattattatcgtCAGACATGTATTTAATCAggatatttaaaaaagaattattatgttccattttaaaaatgaaatattgaTCTATGATGagtttttatattacacatatgcactcatatatatatatatatataaacccgtgaggtttatatttattgttataaaaaaatataaggcAATATGTTTCTTTTTGTTATACGATAAGTCggtaaaaaaatttaattaatgtcctcaatgaaaaattaaataacaatttcatataattaaaaaatgaaatatattaacaaataaataaacataattaacaaaaaaataaaaaaaattatgaaaatgaaataagataattaataataataaaaataaaaataaatgaataaataaataaataaataaataatataataaaatatataatataaacctacatacatatatatattattacggGATAACAAATGAACATAGTGTATATATTCGCTTATTTACTCGTAACAATTTGAATAACTatacatttttcatataaaaaaagagagGGCCTAATTCACATAACCATTCTGGATCAACTGTTGTAACATTTCTCATATATTCTTTTGTGGTAAAAACGATTTCTTGATATATCACATAATCAGGTGTATATCCAATATTGTATAAAGAAGAATTTGGATGTACATGACAAGAAACATTTGTccttaaattaatatattcggAAAAGGATTTCAATTTAGCTGCATTATGGAAATAACCTGAGCATATTGTTTTTCTTATAAGTTCCCATTTATTATCACAagaaacattttttatatttaatgtttTAATTATATCTATTAATTGTGAGTAAACTTCTTTTGCTTTATTTAAAGCTTTATAttgaataaaattttttgtgCACCAactatatgaataattatgtGAACGCCATTgtaagtatatatttaacaagGTTAAATGATCACTTTCCGGTACagtaaatttttcttttttggaTTCGATggattcattattttcttttgacTCTAGAAAAATTGATGGAGATGATAACATACTAacaataattaatatttctttagtACATTGAAAATTCTGactatatataacaattttgGATAATGGTGGATCTAATGGAAATTGAACCATTTTTCGTCCGATGTCTGTTAAATTTCCTTCATTATTAATAGCACCTAATACCCATAATTCATGCAAAGAATTAATAATACTTTCCTTACTTGGAACATCAATAAAATCAAATTCGAATAAATTTTGTACATGTAAAGATTTTAATAAAAGTACAACATTGGATAAATTACTTCTTTGTATTTCtggaatattattttgatataaatCACACAAAAATGTATTTTCCGTATATAAACGATAACATATACCGGCACCTGTTCTTCCAGCTCTACCAGATCTTTGATTTGCATTAGCTTGTGATATCGGTGTAACTTGTAATACATCCATACCAATAGTTTGattatatacttttaattTGCAATAACCTGTATCaataacatatttaattCCATCTAATGTTAATGAAGTTTCTGCAATATTTGTTGAGacaataatttttcttaaatcatattttttaaatattttactttGTTGTTCGCTAGATAGTTGCGAATATATAGGAAAGATATAAAATGGATATATCATATgatcatttgtattattatcccCATCAAccttctttttaatattactatcattattattattattattatcttcatttaatatatttttaattttatttattgtatcctttttattatttttcgaTTCCTTATATGATTCATATACTTCATAAAAACGCTCACTTAATAAATAACATGTTGCATTTATATCTTCTTGACCCGTCatgaaaattaaaatatcacCAAAAttgttatcataattattatctgATACATGTATCTGTATAGCTTTCTGTACAGCACATTCGATGTAATCATTACATGGTGTTCTTAAATATTCTATATGTACTTTAAATGTTCTTCcttgaatattatatattggtGCATTACCAAAAAATGCGGAAAATTTTTTTGCATCAATAGTTGCTGATGTTACTATTAATTTAAGgtcatttctttttaaacatatattttttaatatacctAATAATACATCTGTATTAATAGATCTTTCATGTGCTTCATCCATAATTATAACACTATACTTATCTAATTCTTTATCATTCAAAGTCTCTCTTAATAAAATACCATCTGTTACATACCTAATTTTTGTATCTTTTGTTGTATTGTCTTCAAATCTTATAGTATAACCGACAAGAGAACCAATATCTACATTCATTTCATACGAAACACGATAAGCTACAGACACAGCAGCAACCCTTCTGGGTTGTGTACAACAAATAATACCATTCCTATGATAACCTTCTTCATATAAGTATTGCACAATTTGTGTAGTTTTCCCAGATCCTGTTTCTCCaactataataattatattattattataaacagCATCTAATAATTCATGCTTTGATTTGTATATGGGTAAagattcttttaattttaacaattcttctttatcttttaaggtatttttcttatccttattattattttctatattaaataaactgctatatattttatcttttttataatcaaaAACATCTGAACCATTATCAtcctctttattattttcagaAGAATTATAactaatattatcataatccTCTTTTGatgtattatcatttttatttttttttttatttttatacaatttTAGTAACTCTCCCAATTTGCTATTACTAATTTCCCAGTACCGATCTCTGGCCTTTGATTTTTCGTTTtcacttttaaaatattttaagaatTCGCTACCTTTTTTTGCTGCTTTTACAAAATCACAAGTTTCATCTTTAACAACAGTTGAATAGGACGTGGATTGAATAGGTTTATTactataatatttatcattattaatattatccgatttttttttttcacttttTTGATCATCGAAATTATTTCTTTGTTCTATATTTACAAACCTTTTATTATACGATTTAAATTTATCTATAAATGGAGGATTGACAGTTCTGGttaatacaatttttttaatttcattagTAACATTGGcttcattaattttttctagTTGTAATTTATTGTAAGTTGATGTAACACCTCcttgttttaatttatttaattcccataaattattatctaaATTTTTTTGATTCACTTTTTTCCCTGTATTACTATTTATTCttgtttttaaattattgatcatttttttttctttttcatatgtaGCTTCAATAtccatattataaaatgaatcaACAAATTCATCTTCTTTAGTGTACCATATTTCATCTAAAatcttatcattattttttttgtagtagtcttttttttgtttttcatctttttcaaACGTTTTATTTGAGTAACGATTATGATGTTGTTTATTTGACAAATTGTATTTATTactttcatcattttttatattaatacttATATTAATAGAATCTTCGGAGTAatcacttttattatatttatgattatttttattttccttatgattatataaattatctaTATCTGAATTATCTGGTGATGtagaagaattatatatattatacttttGATTAACATGTTTAtccttaatattattttttttaattttatttttatctctatctttataatatttttctttttcattgttATTAAGATATCTTTTAGAAACTTTgtcttttttaaatgatgCTTCCTCAAAAgtatcaatttttttaaaaatattagatTTCACATCATCTGTTGTGAGTTTCttattaattttgtttactttccttcttttaaattctaatgttttttcatttttcttttcattatatagAAATCCCGTCTGTATTTTgtcattgttttttttattgccATCAGATGAGGAATCACTATAAACATATGATTTAGCAATCATTcatacagaaaaaaaaaaaaaaaaaaaaaaaaaaaaaaaaaaaattaaaaacaaaatgaacaaaGTTGACAGTTTGGAAATGAAAAAGTGGGTGCGTATTAATTACATATTAATGGAGaattataaatgatataaaatacctgaaataaaatataaataaataaataaatatatatatatatatatatatatatatatatatttatatattatttatccattttgataatttatatatacatatattttatttttgtatgcAATGATTCtcaaaattttatatgaaatcCAATTTTTTTAAGGATATCCAAAAATagcaaaaatatatttttatatatctttttcttgcacaatatatatatatatatatttttatttttttaccaCTTATAAAaactttctttctttttatttttacaaaaaaagtGGACGATTATAAAGTGGATTtaaacaaaatgataaattataaatggtACATAATATGGttgtacataaatatatatatatatatatatatatattaatatatttgtattatttcaatttaattttatgttttaccttttcacaaaaaaaaagaaaaagaaaagaaacaaTTCATTCTTTTatgttaatattaaaaagattatatatataaattaagatataatttatatatacttattacTTAAccaatttttaatatatatatgtatatatattttaattaccatatttttatttatataaattatatgttgaAATATATTTCCTAAAAGTAATTTTTACAGATTATTATACAAAAGGAAaacaattatttatttgacatattatatatatatatatatattatatgttattaaatgtttgttttatatactaaaaaataaataaatataattataaaggtataatatgtttttataatttttcattaaaaaaaaaaataatgctATAATTTGTTCAcagtcatatatatatgtatatatatatatattaaataatttgaacccatttttttttttttattctcatactataaaatatattattttaattaataaattctcaatattataatatatatttaactatatattatatatatttatataggtatagaaatatatttattgtacattgtatatattatattatatatataatatatatatatatatataatataatatttattttatgtgatatattaatacaatattatatatatatatatatatataatatatatttaatttttttctcatgCTTATTTTTCcagtaaaattattatatttaaaactgtaaaaaatatatttattaaagaaaaatatatataaatatatgctatatattaataataaaatattttaaaaagattatattatattatattattttataaacttTTGTTAaagttttaataatttacatcaattttgaaaaatatatgtaaaaagatattatataaattaatatatgaatttataattatatatataattattatatatatattataatatgttattattataatagagCACTGagatattaattatattatataaaaagtgtatatatatatatatatatgtatatatatatatattttaataaattcaatatatttataaaaatatatgataatactttctttctttttttttttatttgccTTCCTATTTTTTGTTCCACTTTGATGACATTATTTAagtatatgtaaaatatattagtatgaaaatatattctatatatatatataaacatgtacactttatgaatatatattatatagagtTATACGTATATATTGTGGGGTatagttttattatatgtatagaatagtttattttattttatattatattatattatattatattatattatattatattatattatattatattattttatttttctgaGGTTCTCATTAAAAATAgaattgtttattattacatttttgtggtaaattataaaaattctaTTCATCGTACGacttatatatgatattatttttttaatattttttttttcacatggttgttttttttttttttttttttttctgaaaCTATGTGatgaaatttattatattcgtcttcttttaattgtctttgaatattttacacatataattatgcttataatataatattttggaagaaaaaaataggaATAACTATGTGgatgtgtatatatgtttaataagtaatatatatatatatatgaaaaactATATTTagacataaatatatatacattcatatatttatttggggaataattatattttatttttttgtttaaattgttagtaataatatatatttatatatatgtatgtacgtatgtgtgtatatgtatatataattatataatattgttatatatatatacatatatat from Plasmodium falciparum 3D7 genome assembly, chromosome: 13 encodes the following:
- a CDS encoding pre-mRNA-splicing factor ATP-dependent RNA helicase PRP16 translates to MIAKSYVYSDSSSDGNKKNNDKIQTGFLYNEKKNEKTLEFKRRKVNKINKKLTTDDVKSNIFKKIDTFEEASFKKDKVSKRYLNNNEKEKYYKDRDKNKIKKNNIKDKHVNQKYNIYNSSTSPDNSDIDNLYNHKENKNNHKYNKSDYSEDSINISINIKNDESNKYNLSNKQHHNRYSNKTFEKDEKQKKDYYKKNNDKILDEIWYTKEDEFVDSFYNMDIEATYEKEKKMINNLKTRINSNTGKKVNQKNLDNNLWELNKLKQGGVTSTYNKLQLEKINEANVTNEIKKIVLTRTVNPPFIDKFKSYNKRFVNIEQRNNFDDQKSEKKKSDNINNDKYYSNKPIQSTSYSTVVKDETCDFVKAAKKGSEFLKYFKSENEKSKARDRYWEISNSKLGELLKLYKNKKKNKNDNTSKEDYDNISYNSSENNKEDDNGSDVFDYKKDKIYSSLFNIENNNKDKKNTLKDKEELLKLKESLPIYKSKHELLDAVYNNNIIIIVGETGSGKTTQIVQYLYEEGYHRNGIICCTQPRRVAAVSVAYRVSYEMNVDIGSLVGYTIRFEDNTTKDTKIRYVTDGILLRETLNDKELDKYSVIIMDEAHERSINTDVLLGILKNICLKRNDLKLIVTSATIDAKKFSAFFGNAPIYNIQGRTFKVHIEYLRTPCNDYIECAVQKAIQIHVSDNNYDNNFGDILIFMTGQEDINATCYLLSERFYEVYESYKESKNNKKDTINKIKNILNEDNNNNNNDSNIKKKVDGDNNTNDHMIYPFYIFPIYSQLSSEQQSKIFKKYDLRKIIVSTNIAETSLTLDGIKYVIDTGYCKLKVYNQTIGMDVLQVTPISQANANQRSGRAGRTGAGICYRLYTENTFLCDLYQNNIPEIQRSNLSNVVLLLKSLHVQNLFEFDFIDVPSKESIINSLHELWVLGAINNEGNLTDIGRKMVQFPLDPPLSKIVIYSQNFQCTKEILIIVSMLSSPSIFLESKENNESIESKKEKFTVPESDHLTLLNIYLQWRSHNYSYSWCTKNFIQYKALNKAKEVYSQLIDIIKTLNIKNVSCDNKWELIRKTICSGYFHNAAKLKSFSEYINLRTNVSCHVHPNSSLYNIGYTPDYVIYQEIVFTTKEYMRNVTTVDPEWLCELGPLFFYMKNV